One Rosa chinensis cultivar Old Blush chromosome 5, RchiOBHm-V2, whole genome shotgun sequence genomic region harbors:
- the LOC112203288 gene encoding receptor-like protein EIX2: protein MVEGELPAALGMLEYLKELNLNSNQFSGSIPESLGQLSQLVHLDLTLNSWEGILTESHFRTLTKLKSFAVSTYGPRSLIFNMAHDWVPPFQLNSIDIADCRVGPAFGVWLQSQTELTEVTLRNTSISDFIPEEWFLKISFQLRYLDLSNNQIRGKLPFHMNSPSLGNIYLSHNQFVGPLPHWSSDAATTLDLRSNSFSGPIPSNYDQLLPNLIILALSDNHLNGSIPPSVCTNLSGLSTLILRSNHLSGELPRPWSLWRDLWVVDVADNNLSGNFSSSMGVPSSLNVLDLSNNNFGGQIPSSLFQNCSKLVSIDLGGNRFTGSIPLQTRPKVSNEFYMLRLRSNSLSGHIPHQLCSLPSIHIIDLGHNKFSGTIPKCLYNLTALAYVNDTTSTYNSLVYSEITSLTLKGQELVYNTNLYLVKSIDFSSNNLEGVIPEEISSLIALGTLNLSRNQLSGNIPSKIGNLQQLETLDLSHNHLSGQIPHSLSLLNFLAHLNLSFNNLSGRIPSGNQLQTLNDSSIYEGNPSLCGVPLSTVCPGDGAADPGDGDHNDDDIDENGKFGIVVSAVLGFIIGFWSVCGTLFMKKSWRYAYFRFFDDIKEKAALAIALRVARWCSPCDCPLELFVALVKMTASIVGFAVFSLLLFHYPIDRPAVALSTTKPSQQENVKLTLAGLPRREQERVRICRRCSGDSGREAAPYWSSDDKVRARMQLGGVFLLTLATTGISVGFNFLGRDFYNVLAS from the exons ATGGTGGAAGGTGAACTGCCTGCCGCCTTAGGAATGCTTGAATATCTGAAGGAACTCAACCTCAATTCAAACCAATTTTCTGGTTCAATTCCTGAAAGTTTGGGACAACTCTCTCAGCTAGTTCACCTAGATCTAACTTTGAATTCGTGGGAAGGCATTCTAACTGAATCCCATTTCCGAACTCTCACAAAATTGAAGTCTTTTGCAGTCAGCACATACGGACCTAGGTCCCTCATTTTTAACATGGCTCATGACTGGGTTCCTCCTTTCCAACTTAATTCAATCGACATTGCCGACTGCAGAGTAGGTCCTGCCTTTGGGGTATGGCTTCAGTCTCAAACTGAATTAACGGAAGTCACGCTTCGTAATACTTCAATCTCAGATTTCATACCAGAGGAATGGTTCTTGAAGATATCTTTCCAACTCAGATATTTGGATTTATCTAACAACCAAATTCGTGGAAAGCTTCCATTTCACATGAACTCCCCGTCTTTGGGGAATATATATTTGAGTCATAATCAATTTGTGGGCCCTCTCCCACATTGGTCTAGTGATGCTGCCACCACTCTCGATCTTCGAAGCAATTCATTTTCCGGGCCAATTCCTTCAAATTATGATCAATTGTTGCCTAACTTGATAATATTGGCTCTATCTGACAATCATCTGAATGGTAGTATACCACCCTCTGTGTGCACAAACCTATCAGGTTTGTCAACTCTCATTTTAAGAAGCAATCACTTGTCTGGAGAATTACCTCGACCATGGAGTCTTTGGCGAGATCTATGGGTTGTAGATGTCGCAGACAACAATTTGTCTGGCAATTTCTCCAGTTCAATGGGTGTTCCAAGCTCACTAAACGTATTGGATCTGAGCAACAACAATTTTGGCGGTCAAATTCCTTCTTCTCTATTCCAAAACTGCAGCAAGTTGGTGAGTATTGATCTTGGAGGCAATAGATTTACTGGAAGCATACCTTTACAGACAAGACCAAAGGTATCAAATGAATTTTATATGCTAAGATTGCGATCCAACTCTTTAAGCGGACATATCCCCCATCAACTGTGCTCTCTTCCATCTATTCATATCATAGACCTTGGCCACAACAAATTTTCAGGGACCATTCCCAAGTGTTTGTATAATTTGACTGCTTTGGCCTATGTTAATGACACTACATCCACCTACAATTCGCTGGTTTATTCTGAGATAACCAGCTTGACATTGAAGGGACAAGAACTCGTATATAACACCAATCTGTATTTGGTGAAAAGCATTGATTTCTCATCAAATAACTTGGAAGGTGTAATCCCTGAAGAAATAAGCAGTCTCATTGCACTGGGTACATTGAACTTGTCAAGAAATCAATTGAGTGGAAACATTCCTTCGAAGATTGGAAACTTGCAGCAGCTGGAAACTCTTGATCTCTCACACAATCACCTCTCTGGGCAGATTCCTCACAGTCTTTCTTTATTAAACTTTTTGGCTCACTTGAACTTGTCTTTCAACAACTTGTCCGGAAGAATTCCTTCAGGCAACCAACTTCAAACACTCAATGATTCATCCATTTACGAAGGCAATCCATCCTTGTGTGGGGTCCCTCTTTCAACTGTCTGCCCGGGAGATGGCGCAGCTGACCCTGGCGATGGTGatcataatgatgatgataTTGATGAGAATGGGAAGTTTGGTATCGTTGTTAGCGCTGTCCTCGGCTTCATCATAGGCTTCTGGAGTGTCTGTGGCACATTGTTTATGAAGAAATCATGGAGGTATGCCTATTTTCGATTCTTTGATGACATAAAGGAGAAAGCAGCATTAGCAATTGCATTGAGAGTGGCTCGTTG GTGCTCTCCATGTGACTGCCCTTTGGAGCTGTTTGTGGCGCTGGTGAAGATGACGGCCAGTATTGTTGGGTTTGCTGTGTTCTCTTTATTGTT ATTCCATTACCCGATTGATAGGCCAGCAGTGGCGTTGTCAACAACAAAGCCATCTCAACAAGAAAATGTGAAGCTAACGCTTGCTGGACTACCTAGGAGGGAG CAAGAGAGGGTTCGGATTTGCAGACGCTGCTCCGGAGATTCTGGAAGAGAGGCGGCGCCGTACTGGTCCTCCGACGACAAGGTCCGGGCCAGGATGCAGCTGGGAGGAGTCTTCCTTCTCACTCTCGCCACCACCGGGATCAGCGTCGGCTTCAATTTTCTGGGTCGGGACTTCTACAATGTCCTTGCCAGTTAG
- the LOC112164805 gene encoding zinc finger CCCH domain-containing protein 37 — MEAWYSTNPLATRPRFENTSLPIYPQRPGEKDCVHYMQTRTCKFGEGCKFDHPIWVPDGGVPDWKEVPLVAPSESLPERPGAPDCPYFLKTQRCKFNHPKDTLATAGASKNGDVMPYPRGLLNPHVHST; from the exons ATGGAAGCTTGGTATTCGACAAATCCTTTAGCAACGCGACCTAGATTCGAGAATACAAGCTTGCCTATTTATCCACAGAGGCCAGGAGAGAAAGATTGTGTCCACTATATGCAAACAAGAACCTGTAAATTTGGAGAGGGCTGCAAGTTTGACCATCCTATTTGGGTTCCTGATGGTGGAGTCCCAGATTGGAAAGAG GTTCCACTTGTTGCTCCAAGTGAGTCCCTTCCCGAGAGACCTGGAGCGCCCGATTGTCCA TACTTTTTAAAAACTCAAAGATGCAAGTTTAATCATCCAAAGGACACACTGGCCACTGCG GGCGCTTCAAAAAATGGTGATGTTATGCCTTACCCGAGAGGCCTTCTGAACCCGCATGTGCA TTCTACTTGA
- the LOC112203287 gene encoding zinc finger CCCH domain-containing protein 37-like, whose product MKQLLYYLGAFAGGIPYYMKTGECKYGAQCRFHHPIDRPAVALSTTKPSQQENVKLTLAGLPRREGAVIYVYYLKTGACKYGATCRFDHPPPGEVVAMAASQGKSDSTGGKA is encoded by the exons ATGAAGCAACTGCTTTACTACCTGGGTGCCTTTGCTGGTGGAATTCCG tATTATATGAAGACTGGAGAATGTAAGTATGGTGCACAATGCAGATTCCATCACCCAATTGATAGGCCAGCAGTGGCATTGTCAACAACAAAGCCATCTCAACAAGAAAATGTGAAGCTAACGCTTGCTGGACTACCTAGGAGAGAG GGTGCCGTTATCTATGTGTATTACCTTAAAACCGGCGCATGCAAGTATGGTGCAACCTGCAGATTTGACCACCCACCTCCTGGCGAAGTTGTAGCAATGGCAGCTTCACAAGGAAAATCTGATTCTACCGGAGGGAAAGCATAA